A single genomic interval of Hoplias malabaricus isolate fHopMal1 chromosome 7, fHopMal1.hap1, whole genome shotgun sequence harbors:
- the LOC136701655 gene encoding uncharacterized protein C14orf132-like, which translates to MDLSFMAAQIPVMTGAFMDSSPNDDYSTDHSLFNSSASVHTAAMTTAHQQEEPQPLSRDAIWLWIAITATIGNIVVVGVVYAFTF; encoded by the coding sequence ATCCCCGTCATGACGGGGGCGTTCATGGACTCGTCTCCAAACGACGACTACAGCACTGACCACTCTCTCTTTAACTCCTCCGCCAGCGTCCACACGGCTGCAATGACCACAGCTCACCAGCAGGAGGAGCCGCAGCCTCTGTCCCGTGACGCCATCTGGCTGTGGATCGCCATTACCGCAACCATCGGCAACATCGTGGTGGTGGGCGTGGTCTACGCCTTCACTTTCTGA